A genomic region of Brevibacillus sp. JNUCC-41 contains the following coding sequences:
- a CDS encoding CitMHS family transporter encodes MFLTILGISMVTVFTYLIMSKRLSPIVALTLVPIVFAGVGGFGSKIGTMMMEGIKLVAPSAALLLFAILFFGIMIDTGLFDPLIKKLLEVVKGDPVKISMGTTILALLVALDGDGTTTYIITVSAMYPLYKRIGMNPLVLATVAMLALSVMSGMTPWGGPATRAIAVLGLDASEFFVPLIPTMIGGALWVIFVAFILGKKERKRLGVIHIEEFKNEIAATVENEATETFPHIDIKRPRFLWVNLLIVVGIMVMLIMGLVPSPILFLVGFAIALMVNYPNLEMQKRRILAHSGNALIVVLLVFAAGVFAGIFSGTKMVDAIANGLVAIIPASLGQFFPVIVGITSMPFTFVLSNDAYYFGVLPILAEAASAYGISPLEIARASILGQPAHLMSPLVASTILLVGMVDKDLGEYQKFAYKWAILTSLILTVLAIISGAISFR; translated from the coding sequence TAATTATGTCCAAACGTTTATCACCCATTGTTGCTTTAACTTTAGTTCCGATCGTTTTTGCAGGAGTTGGTGGTTTTGGAAGTAAAATTGGCACTATGATGATGGAAGGCATTAAGCTAGTCGCTCCTTCTGCAGCTCTATTATTATTCGCCATATTGTTTTTTGGCATTATGATAGACACGGGCTTATTTGACCCACTTATCAAAAAGTTATTAGAAGTTGTCAAGGGAGATCCTGTCAAAATTTCGATGGGTACCACAATTCTTGCATTACTCGTGGCCCTAGATGGAGACGGTACAACAACGTATATCATTACTGTTTCAGCTATGTATCCACTTTATAAACGAATCGGTATGAATCCATTGGTTTTAGCCACAGTAGCCATGCTAGCTTTAAGTGTTATGAGTGGCATGACTCCATGGGGTGGACCTGCTACCCGAGCAATAGCAGTATTGGGACTTGATGCATCCGAATTTTTTGTTCCACTAATTCCTACCATGATCGGTGGTGCTCTTTGGGTTATTTTCGTCGCATTTATTTTAGGGAAAAAAGAACGTAAACGACTTGGTGTAATACACATAGAAGAGTTCAAAAATGAAATAGCTGCTACTGTTGAAAATGAAGCCACTGAAACATTTCCTCATATTGACATTAAACGTCCTCGTTTTTTGTGGGTTAACTTATTAATTGTGGTAGGCATTATGGTCATGCTTATTATGGGATTGGTACCTTCCCCCATTTTATTTTTGGTCGGTTTCGCCATTGCTTTAATGGTTAACTACCCCAATCTGGAAATGCAAAAAAGACGTATCCTAGCACATTCTGGAAACGCTTTAATTGTTGTTCTTTTAGTTTTTGCCGCAGGAGTATTTGCAGGAATCTTTTCCGGTACAAAAATGGTTGATGCTATTGCTAATGGACTGGTTGCGATAATACCTGCTTCATTAGGACAGTTTTTTCCTGTCATTGTTGGCATTACAAGTATGCCATTCACTTTTGTTTTATCGAATGATGCCTATTATTTTGGAGTCCTCCCTATCCTTGCAGAAGCAGCATCAGCCTATGGTATTAGCCCATTGGAAATTGCTCGGGCTTCTATATTGGGACAACCCGCTCATTTAATGAGTCCACTTGTTGCATCAACCATTCTATTAGTTGGTATGGTTGATAAAGACCTTGGAGAATATCAGAAATTCGCATACAAATGGGCCATCTTGACATCGTTGATCTTAACAGTATTAGCTATAATTAGTGGTGCTATTTCTTTTAGGTAA